The bacterium genome contains the following window.
GTCGAGCATCTGGGTCGCGGTGATCACCGGCTTCCCGCTGCCGACCGTGTGCCGGATGATCCGCTTCTGGGCCACCGGAACCTGTGCAGCAGAAATCTCCACTCCGAGATCGCCGCGCGCGACCATCGTTCCATCCGCGACCTCGATGATCGCGTCCAGGTTCCGGATACCGTGGGAGCTCTCGATCTTGGCAATGATCGGGATGTGCTCCCCGCCGTGCTCGGCGAGGAAACTGCGAATCGCGGTGACGTCGTCCGCGCTCTGCATGAAGGAGGCAGCGATGTAGTCGATGCCGGCATCGGCGGCGAACGCCAGGTCCGCGCGGTTGGCGTCGTTCAGTCCGTCGAGGAGCAGGGAGACCGAGGGTACGTTGACACCCTTGTGGCTTTCGAGCGGGCCACCTCGCAGCACGCGACAGGCCAGCTCTCCGGGCAGGACCGTTTCGACCTCGAGCTCCAGGTGTCCGTCGTCGATCAGGACGCGGGTCCCGGGCTCGAGCCGCTCGACCAGTGCCGGGTAGGAGATCGAAACGCCGGCTTCGTCCCCAAGGATGTCGGCCGCAAACAGGCTGAAGACCGCACCGGGCCGGATCACGACATCCCGCGCAACACTGCCCGTGCGGATTTCCGCGCCCTTCGTGTCCATCATCGTCGCGACCATCGCGCCAACGCGCTCACTGGCCTCGCGCACGCTCTCGAGGCGCCGACGATGGCTCTCATGATCCTCGTGGGACATGTTGAGGCGGGCCACGTTCATGCCGGCTTCGATCATGCGCGCCAGGACATCCACGTCGTCACAGGCCGGGCCGATCGTAGCCACGATCTTGGTCTTGCGGAGCGAACTTCTCATGACTTCTTGCGGAACTGTTTGAAGTCCGGTGCACGCTTCTGCATGAACGCCACCACGGCCTCGATGTTCTCCGGCGAGCCGGCTCGGAGCATCATTTCCTTGTCTTCGATCTCCCGCGCCGCAGCGATTCCGGCCTGATGGGCGGATTGAAGCGTGCGCTTGATGCCGACCAGCGCCGAGATCGGCCACTGCGCGATCTCTCGCGCCTTGTCCATCGTGGCTGCCAACACCTCGTCATCGGGAAAGGCGCGTGCCGCCAGGCCGACTTCCAGCGCGCGTTTCGCATCGATCCATTCCGCCGTGAACATCAGCTCGTTGGCGCGTTGGCGCCCGATGGCGGATTGGAGCGTGTAGCTGCTCGCAATTTCGGGCACGAGGCCGAGGTTCGCGAACGGCAGGCGCATCCGCACGCTCTCGCCCACATAGACGATGTCCGCCGCCACGGCGAGGGTGCAGCCCCCGCCCACCGCGACGCCCTCGACGCTGGCCAGGAGCGGTTTGTCGAACGCAAAGATCGCATCCACGCAGGCAAAGAAGGCACTGGGCTTGCCATCGGCACGTGCTGGCGGGGGCTCTCCGCTGAAGCTGCTCAAATCGGCGCCGGAGGAGAAGTTGCCGCCGGCTCCCGTGAGCACGACGACGGCGACCTGGGCGTCCTCACGCGCCGCGTCCAGGGCCTGGGCCAGCGCATCCCATTGGACCTCATCGAAGGCATTCTTCCGCTTGGGCCGGTTGAGGGTCAACTGCAGCACGCCCTCTCCATCCAGGTCGGTCAGGATGCGCGGCTCTTCGGTCATCGGGGCTCCTCGTGCCAGATGCGGGCACGGTACCGGATCGCTTCCGCGGTAGCTGATCCGTCGGCTTTCACGTTTGGCCGGAGTTGGTATCCACAAGCGATCAGATCCGCGCTGCCAAGAGGTACGAGGTCGTATGAGTCGGGGCCGAGGCTGGGACGAGCCGCCGCTGCCCGAGGGCGAGCGACCCCACCCCATGCCCGCGTGGAAGTTCGTCCTCCACGGCCTGCTCGCGGCGGCGATCATGGTCGTCATCCTGCTCACCCTGGAACCCTCGCCGGAGAGGCTTCCCGCGGAATCTCTCGGCGGATTGTCGAGCAAATTCGCCTATGTCGAAGAGCATCGCGACGAGCTCGATATCTTTTTCGTGGGTTCCAGTCGGGTGCTGCGCGCGATCGTTCCCGAGCGGGTGGACTCCGCGCTGGCGGCGCTCGGTTGCCCCGGTGTGCGGAGCTACAACCTGGGCTGGGCGGGAATGTCGGCACCCACCATGGCGCGGGTGGCCGAGGTTGCCTCCCGCGGGCCGGGCGAGCGACCGCGTCTGGTCCTGATCGAGCCGATGGCCGCGTTCGGGCCGGCCCTGCGGACACCCTCCGATGTCCGCGCGCGTTTCGGAAATCGCGCTTCCACGGTGCCTCTGGGCTTCTTGCAGATCTGGGCTCGCCC
Protein-coding sequences here:
- the pyk gene encoding pyruvate kinase, producing MRSSLRKTKIVATIGPACDDVDVLARMIEAGMNVARLNMSHEDHESHRRRLESVREASERVGAMVATMMDTKGAEIRTGSVARDVVIRPGAVFSLFAADILGDEAGVSISYPALVERLEPGTRVLIDDGHLELEVETVLPGELACRVLRGGPLESHKGVNVPSVSLLLDGLNDANRADLAFAADAGIDYIAASFMQSADDVTAIRSFLAEHGGEHIPIIAKIESSHGIRNLDAIIEVADGTMVARGDLGVEISAAQVPVAQKRIIRHTVGSGKPVITATQMLDSMERNPEATRAEASDVVNAVLDGTSAVMLSGETARGRYPVEAVQNMAELASVAEASLREYGYLQQISAHPTARITDAVSRAASEMANHLAASAILTLTESGFTSRQISKYRPRCPILAATRSPQVARRLALNWGVTAWLTKDAASDEEKLEHAVEWASERGYLRSGDTVVVTAGISSETGSTSMIRVITVP
- a CDS encoding enoyl-CoA hydratase gives rise to the protein MTEEPRILTDLDGEGVLQLTLNRPKRKNAFDEVQWDALAQALDAAREDAQVAVVVLTGAGGNFSSGADLSSFSGEPPPARADGKPSAFFACVDAIFAFDKPLLASVEGVAVGGGCTLAVAADIVYVGESVRMRLPFANLGLVPEIASSYTLQSAIGRQRANELMFTAEWIDAKRALEVGLAARAFPDDEVLAATMDKAREIAQWPISALVGIKRTLQSAHQAGIAAAREIEDKEMMLRAGSPENIEAVVAFMQKRAPDFKQFRKKS